A single region of the Epinephelus fuscoguttatus linkage group LG14, E.fuscoguttatus.final_Chr_v1 genome encodes:
- the metap1 gene encoding methionine aminopeptidase 1: MASTEARRECETEGCNKDAKLQCPTCIKLGIQGSYFCSQECFKGSWVSHKLLHKKAKEDKNLNESKNCVEKDINTDPWPGYRYTGKLHPHYPLTPMRPIPGDIQRPDYADHPRGISESEQFLKGTSQIKILCPEDIEGMRVVCKLAREVLDIAAEMVKPGVTTEEIDHAVHLACIARNCYPSPLNYYNFPKSCCTSVNEVICHGIPDRRPLQEGDILNVDITVYHNGFHGDLNETFYVGEVDEEAKKLVQTTYECLMQAIDSVKPGIRYRELGNIIQKHAQANGFSVVRSYCGHGIHRLFHTAPNVPHYAKNKAVGVMKPGHVFTIEPMICEGGWQDETWPDGWTAVTRDGKRSAQFEHTLLVTETGCEILTRRLEDNGRAHFLNQM; this comes from the exons ATGGCGAGCACCGAGGCTAGAAGGGAGTGTGAGACGGAGGGCTGCAACAAGGACGCCAAACTTCAGTGCCCAACATGTATCAAGCTTGGTATTCAAGGCTCCTATTTCTGTTCACAG gAATGTTTCAAAGGGAGCTGGGTGTCTCACAAGTTGCTGCACAAAAAAGCAA AGGAGGACAAGAACCTGAATGAGTCTAAGAACTGTGTGGAGAAGGACATCAACACAGACCCATGGCCAGGCTACCGCTACACAGGAAAACTACACCCTCACTATCCACTG ACTCCCATGAGGCCCATTCCCGGTGACATCCAAAGACCTGACTATGCTGATCATCCCCGAG GGATATCTGAGTCGGAGCAGTTTCTGAAGGGGACGTCACAGATCAAGATCCTGTGTCCTGAGGACATTGAGGGCATGAGAGTGGTGTGCAAG CTGGCACGAGAAGTCCTGGACATCGCAGCGGAGATGGTGAAACCTGGTGTCACAACAGAAGAAATCGACCATGCTGTACATCTG GCCTGCATAGCAAGGAACTGCTACCCCTCCCCTCTCAACTACTACAACTTCCCCAAATCCTGCTGCACGTCTGTCAATGAAGTCATCTGCCATGGCATCCCAGACAGAAGACCATTACAAGAAGGAGATATCCTTAACG TGGACATCACCGTTTACCACAACGGTTTCCATGGTGACCTCAATGAAACCTTCTACGTCGGCGAGGTGGATGAAGAAGCAAAGAAACTGGTTCAGACCACATATGAATGCCTTATGCAAGCCATCGACTCAG TGAAGCCTGGCATACGCTACAGAGAATTAGGTAACATCATTCAGAAGCACGCTCAGGCCAACGGCTTCTCTGTGGTGCGGAGCTACTGTGGCCATGGTATCCATAGACTTTTCCACACTGCTCCCAATGTGCCACATTATGCCA AAAACAAAGCAGTTGGAGTTATGAAGCCTGGCCACGTGTTCACCATTGAACCCATGATATGTGAAG GTGGCTGGCAAGACGAGACATGGCCTGACGGCTGGACGGCAGTGACCAGAGATGGGAAGCGCTCAGCTCAGTTCGAACACACCCTGCTGGTGACGGAGACCGGCTGCGAGATCCTCACCCGCCGCCTGGAGGACAACGGTCGCGCTcatttcctaaaccaaatgtaG